GCGCAATCCGGTCGCCCACGCCGCCTACATCGAGGACGACGAAGAAACGATCCTGTCGTTTTCGCCGGAGCTTTTCGTGGCGCGTCACGGCGGCACGCTGGCCACCCGCCCCATGAAGGGGACGGCCCCGCGCGACGCCGATCCCGCCCGCGATCACGCCCTGGGGCAGGAGCTGCTGGCAAGCGTGAAGAACCGTGCCGAAAACCTGATGATCGTGGACCTGCTGCGCAACGATCTTGGCCGCATCGCGCGTCCCGGCGGGGTCCGGGTCGAATCCCTGTTCACGCTGGAACGCTATCCCACCGTGTGGACCATGACTTCTACCGTCGTCGCGGACGTACCGGACGCAACGCTTGCCGATGTCCTGCGCGCGCTATTCCCTTGCGGATCCGTGACGGGCGCGCCGAAAATCGCTGCCATCGAGTACATCCGCCGCAACGAAGCCGCGCCTCGCGGCCTGTATTGCGGCAGCATCGGATGGCTGGCGCCGGACGGCGATTTTTCCTTGAATGTGGCGATCCGCACGCTGGTGGTGGATGCCGCCGGGCGCGGCGTCTATGGCGTGGGAGGCGGTATCGTGCACGATTCGGATCCCGCGTCCGAATGGGAGGAATGTTTGTGGAAAGCAAGGGTGCTGAGCCGCACGTAGCGGCCGATATCGAGCTGATCGAAACCATGCGTGTGGAGCCGGACGGGCGAGTGCCGCTGCTGGCCGGGCATTTGGAGCGGCTGTGCCGGTCCTGCGCGGCGCTGGGGCATGTGTGGGATGAAGCGGACGTGCGCACGCGCATTCTGACCGCGGCGGGCGCGGCGCAGGGGCCGGGCCCTCACCGCCTGCGGCTCTTGCATCGCCGGGACGGCAGTGTCGCCATCCAGACCTCGCCGCTGCCGCCGCTGCCCGAGCCCCAGGGGGTGTGTCTGTGGACGACGCGCCTGCCGTCGGGCGAACCGCTGCTGCGCCACAAGACCACCCATCGCCCCTGGTTCGCAGGCATCGCGGAATGGCTGGCCGCACATCCGGATATCTTCGATGTGCTGTTCTGCAACGAGCGCGGCGAGCTGTGCGAAGGCAGCCGCAGCAACGTCTATCTGCTGATGGGCGGCACATGGTTCACGCCGCCGGTATCCTGCGGCTGCCTGCCGGGGGTACAGCGCGCTTCGCTGTTGCAGGCGGGAACGGTGCAGGAACGCATCCTGTACGAAGACGATGTGGCACGCGCCACCCGTATCCGCCTTTCCAACGGGCTGCGGGGATGGATGGACGTGGAACTGAAGCTCGGCGCGAAGGCCCGGCGTTAAGGACGCGCGTTAAGGACCCGCGTTAAGGACCCGCGTTAAGGCCGGGCGTTAAGGCGCTTCAGCGCCGGTCCATCGCCCACCGCAGCGCGATATCCGCCGCCGCCATGCCCATGGTCGCCGTGATGGTGACCGAAGACCCATAGCCGGCACAGGACAGGCCCTGCGGCGCCAGCGGCTGCGCCATCGCGCCCACATCGTCTTCCGCTTCACTGGCGGCCGTCCAGGCGGCGGGCAGGATGGCCGGCTGATCGAACCACAGCGCCGTCACGTGCATTTTCGGTGTGCGGGCCGGCGCCTTCCCGGCCTTGGCGGCAGCCTTGGGATAGCCATGCTCGCGCCGCAACTTGTTCCGCAGCTTAGCAAGCAAGGCGTCATTGCGGGCTTGCGACAGATCGCCCGCGCGCAGGGCAAGGGGATCCGTCTTGCCCCCGGCGCCGCCGCAGACCAGCAGTCGCAGGCCGCGCCGGCGCGCGTACAGGATCATGGCGATCTTGGCGGCCGCCTGATCGGTACAGTCGACCACGACGTCATGGCGGCCCGACAACACCTGCTCCACGTTGTCCGGCGTCACGAAGTCGTCGATGAGGGTAACGATGCATTCGGGGTTGATGCCCGCGATGCGAGCCGCCATTGCCGCGACCTTTGCCTGCCCCAGCGTTTCGGACAAGGCATGAATCTGGCGGTTCACGTTCGATTCGGCGATATGGTCCAGGTCGATCAGGGTCAGCGCGCCGACGCCGCTGCGCGCCAGGGCTTCCGCCGTCCACGACCCGACTCCGCCCAATCCCACCACCGCCACCCGCGCGGCGCGCAGGCGTTCCGGAGCCTGGGGGCCGTAAAGGCGCCCCAGGCCGCCGAACCGGCGTTCGGCGTCGATTTCACAGGCGATGGAGTCGGCGGACGGAATCATGACAGGCGGGATTTTCGCACGCCGGGCGCAAACAGGCCCTGGCGCTGGCCGTGTCCGCCCGGTGCGCGGGGTGACGTCAACCGGACGCCAGCCCGCCTTGCCTTGCCAACCGAAGATCGCAAGACCACCACGCGAGACGTGCGGACAGGCGCCGCAAGACGCGTCGCCGCTGCAAGTGGAAATTCCCGCGACGCGAGACGCCCTGCGCGGCGCAGACCGGAACATGCAGACCAACTGGCCTGCATCGACCCGCAATCGCGCGCGGCGCCTTGGCCGTGTAGAACCTTTCCTGCGCCGGGACAACGCCAGCGGATCCGGAATCAGTGCAACTCCAGCTTGTAGCCCACGCCGTAGATGGAACGGATCAGGTCGTGTCCCGGCAGCACCGCTTCAAACTTGCGGCGCAGGTTCTTGATGTGGCTATCGACGGTTCGGTCGGTAACGACCCGATGGTCCGCGTACAAATGGCTCAACAGGGCATCGCGTGAGAGGATCTTTCCTTCCGCCGCTGCCAGCGCCTGCAACAGGCGAAACTCCACTGGCGTCAGCGATAGCGGCTTACCGTTCAGGGTAGCCATGTGGTGCTCCGGCCGTATCTCCAGCAGCGATTGATGCGCCATGCCGGGCCCGGCGCCGCGCGCGCGCCGCAGGATCGCCTTGACGCGCGCCACGACTTCCCGGGGACTGAATGGCTTGCAGATGTAGTCGTCGGCGCCCATTTCCAGCCCGATGAGCCGGTCGATTTCCTCCACCCGTGCGGTGACCATGATGACCGGCACATCGCTGAAGGTGCGCAGCTCGCGGCAGACTTCAAGACCGTCGCGGCCGGGCAGCATCAGATCGAGCAGCACGAGTTCGGGCTTGAGCCGGCGGATCGTGGGGATCGCCTCGCGCCCGTCCGCCAGAGACTCGGTATCGTACCGGGCGGCGCGCAGATAGTCCGTCAAAAGCGAGGCCAGCTTTGGTTCGTCTTCTACGATCAGGATCATGATTTTTCTTCAGGATGCCGCGGTTTGCGCCGCGGGAAAGACAATGCGGATGCACAGGCCGCCCAGCGGCGAAGACATGGCCTGGATCGTGCCGCGATGCGATTCGACGATGCGCTGGCAGATCGCCAGCCCCAGCCCGGCGCCCCCGCTTTCGCGGGAACGGGACGGGTCCACGCGGAACAGGCGATCGAACAGCCGCGGAAGAAGCGCTTCCGGCACGCCCGGCGCGGAATCCTGGCACTCGACCGTCACGGTTTGGCCCTCGCCGCGCACGGACACTCGCACCAGCCCGTCGGGGTCGGTATAACGCAAGGTGTTTTCAAGCAGGTTGTTCATCAATTGCGTCAGCCGTTGCGCGTCGCCTTCGATGACGCATGGCGACTGCGCCATATCGGTTTCCACCCGCAGACGGCGCGATCCGAAGCGCTCGCGATACGCATCCACGCCCTGCTCCGCGATGCCGCACAAATCGACGTCCGCCATGCGATAGGACAATGCGCCCACATCGGCGAGCGACAGCTCGTACAGGTCGTCTATCAGTTTGCTCAGCAGCGAGACTTCGCTCTGCAGCGACGCCAGCGCGGCGGCGGAAAAAGGCCGCACGCCATCCTGCAGCGCCTCCATTTCACCGCGCAGGACCGCCAGGGGCGTGCGCAGCTCGTGTGAAATGTCCGCCACCAGTTCGCGGCGCAAGGCTTCGTTTCGCTCCAGCGTATGGGCCAGCCTGTTGAAGTCCTGCCCCAGCCTGCCCAGTTCGTCCTCGGAAGTGACGTTCACACGTGTGGCGTAGTCTCCAGCCGACAGGCGGTGCGTGGCGCTGGCCAGGCGCCTGACTGGCGCCAGGAAAATTCGCGCCAGGAAGATGCTGACGGCGGCCGCCAGCAGGGCTGCCAGCGCGCCGATGACCCACATGGCTTCCGACTGCTCGCGCTGGAATCGCTGATCGGCTTCGCTGGGCAAACGATCGGGCAAGGGCGCCACCAGCCAACCCACCGTCATCCCATCCACATCGATTGGACGACGCAAGGTGGCCGGCGCCGGGTAGGCGTACCCGGCCACGACCCGGTTCTGAGTGTCCAGCAGAGTGAAAGGCAGGGCGAGGAAATCCCGTCCGCGGGGCCAGCCCGGCTCGGGCGGTTCGAAGGGCGGCCCCGGGGGCGGCCCGCTGAGGCCCATGCCGGCATCGATCTCCGACAGCCAGTCCAGGGCGGCGCGATGCGCCGGCGGCCGATGCCGCGGCGGCTCGTCGGGAGGCACTGTCAGGATATGGTTCCAGAGCGACGTGTTGCCGCGCAGCGCATCCCAGTTGCCGTTTTCGCGGTAGATGTCCGCCAGTGATTGACGCATGCGCTCGATCCGCCGTGATTCGCGTTCCTTCACATACGAAAGGAAATGGCGCTCGAAGTTCCAGCGGACTGCCGTTCCCATGGCCAGCGTCACCGCCAGGCTGGTGGCGAGAATGGCCAGGAAAAGCTTGAACGTAATGCCTAGTCTCATGATGGGGCCGCGGCAACACGGTATTCAGGGAGCCGAGGCGGGAATGCCGACCGCATCTTAACTACTGAACTTGGCGGGTAACGGCAAGCAGCCCCTGGTTCCATAATCTTTTCGCATTGCCGGGGCGCTGTCTGCACCCTCTGCAAACTGTTGCATAAATGTTACTGCTTGCCGCCTTTAACCAAGGCGGCTCGACAGCACAAGGAGATAGGGACAGAATAGGACCAATTAACCGTGTCCCACACTGACCCCGCCCCTTCGATATCCCCCATTGCGGCCTCCGCCCCAGGCGCCGTGTCGCTGTGCCTGATCAACATGTTGAACCATGTGGCACTGACGGGCGGGCGCGTCACCGTCTCCCTCAGCGCGCTGCATATCGGCCTTTCGACCCTGACGGTCGGCATACTCATCGCCGTTTTCGCGGTCCTTCCCATGGTTTTGTCCGTCAAAGCCGGGAGATGGGTGGACCGGGTCGGCATACGGCGGCCCATGTACATCGGCACCGCCCTGATCGTTGCCGGCACCGTGGTTCCCGCTGTCGCGTCCACGCGCATTTCGCTGCTGCTGGCATCCTGCTGCATTGGCATCGGGTTCATGCTGCACCAGGTGGCGACGCAGAACGTGCTCGGCCAGACCCATGCGCCCGAGCGTCTCCGCAATTTTTCGTGGATGTCCCTGGCGCTTGCCGCGTCCGGGTTCAGCGGGCCGCTGGTCGGGGGATTGGCGATCGACCATCTGGGCAGCGACGCTGCGTTCGCACTGCTTGCGCTGGGCCCCATGGGCGCCGCCGCGGGCCTGTACCGGCTGCGCCGCCATCTTGCGGCAGGCGGCCGGCCGCGGGCCAACCTCGGCCAAACCCCCGCGAAAGTCACGGAACTTCTCGCAATCCCGTCACTGCGCCGCATTCTGCTCGTGAACACGATCCTGTCCGGCGCCTGGGACAGCCACCTTTTCATCGTTCCGCTGTTCGGCGTCGCAATCGGCATGTCGGCGACCGTGATCGGTGTTGTGCTCGCGTCGTTCTCCGCGGCGACTTTCGTCATCCGCCTCGGGTTGCCCTTCATTCAGCGCCGGGTGCGGTCCTGGACGCTGATCCGGGTGGCGATGGGGACGGCCGCGATCGACTTCATGGTCTACCCGCTGTTCACCGACGTTGCGGTCCTGATCGCGCTGTCCTTCGCGCTGGGGCTTGCGTTGGGGTCGAGCCAGCCAAGCATCCTGGCGCTGCTGCACGAGCATTCGCCGCCCGGCCGGGCAGCGGAGGCTGTCGGTTTGCGGCTGGCTCTGATCAACGGATCGCAGGTCTCGCTTCCCCTGACTTTCGGGGCGCTGGGTGCGGCCGTGGGCGTTGCGCCGCTCTTCTGGGCGTACGCCGTTACACTGGCCGCGGCCGGATGGTTCAATCGGAAGCCGCCCGGCGAAACCACGGGTCGATAACGCGGGAAGGAAGTTTTCATCGTGACGCAGTCATCCACCGGCCACGCCGCCGCGGAAGGTTCGCGCCTGCCCTTCAGACTATGGACGCCCGAAGAGCGGGAAGCCTCCATGCGCGAGGCGCTGGCCCACTGCCGCCCGGGCGAGGACGTCTGGATATTCGGTTACGGGTCGCTTATCTGGCGGCCGGAATTCGAGTACCGCGAGCGCCGCCTGGCCACGCTGCGCGGCCATCACCGCGCGCTATGCCTGTGGTCGCGCGTCAACCGCGGCACGCCCGAGTCCCCGGGCCTGGTGTTCGGGCTGGACCGCGGCGGCTCGTGCCGGGGCGTGGTCTACCGGCTCGCCGCGGCCGACGTACCGCGCTATTTCCCGGCGTTGTGGTCGCGCGAAATGTCGACTGGCGCATATCTGCCGCGCTGGCTTTCCTGCAGCACGGATGAAGGGCCGGTGCGCGCGCTGGTCTTCGTGATGAACCGCGCCAACCCGGCCTATATCCCCACGCTGCCGGAGCCGGAGCTGGTGGCCATCGTGCGGCGCGCCAGCGGCAAGTACGGTCCCTGCATCGATTATGTGCTTCAGACCGCCGAAGCCCTGGCGGCCGCCGGCATCCATGACCGCCGTCTGGCCCGGCTGTCGCGCGTTCTGGCGCACGAACGCCATACGCTGCCGGAGACCTGAGCGGCGGCGGCCCACCCGGGGCGGTAAACTGACGGCTTCGCCATCTTCCAGGCCGGCCGTGCTGCCAGCCTGCCGTGAGTTAGTCATGTCCCTCGCCGATCTGCGCCAAAGCTACGAGAAAAACGTCCTGCTGGAAAGCGACGCCGCCGCATCGCCGTTCGACCAGTTCGCCGTGTGGTTCGACGAGGCCCTGGCGGCGCAGGTTCCTGAACCGAACGCGATGACGCTGGCCACCGTCGACGCCCAGGGTCGTCCATCGGCCCGGATCGTGTTGGTAAAGGGCGCCGATGCGCGCGGGTTCGTGTTCTACACGAATTACGAATCGCGCAAGGGGCAGGACCTGGCCGCCAATCCGCGCGCCAGCCTTCTTTTCTTCTGGCAGCCGCTTGAGCGGCAGATCCGTATCGAGGGCACGGTGGAAAAAACCACGGCCGAGGAATCGGACGCCTATTTCCACAGCCGCCCGCTGGGATCCCGCCTGGGCGCGTGGGCGTCCCGGCAAAGCCGGCCGGTCAGCCGCGAGGCGCTGGAGGCGGCATTGCGGGAGTGCGAGCAGCGCTACGGCGACACGCCGCCGCGGCCGGCGCATTGGGGCGGCTATCGGCTGGTGCCCGACCGCTTCGAATTCTGGCAGGGCCGGCCTTCGCGCCTGCACGACCGGCTGGTCTACGAGCCGGATGCGGCCGCCGCCAGCGGCTGGCGCATCGTACGGCTGTCGCCCTGATCCGCACGCACTCCCCCGCTTCCGCCGGTTTCCGAACGCATCGCGCATGTCCGCATCTCCTCCCGATTTCGACGCCGCTCACTTTCGCACCGCCCTGGGTCGCTTCGCCACCGGCGTGACGGTGGTCACCGCCTCGGACCTGGACGGCACGCCGCTGGGCCTGACCGTCAGCTCCTTCAATTCGGTCTCGCTCTCGCCGCCGCTGGTGCTATGGAGCCTGTCCGCATCGTCCGGCTCCCGCGAAGCCTTCATGCGCTGCGAACGCTACGTCATCAACGTGCTCGCCGCTGACCAGTTGGCCCTGGCCGAGCGCTTCGCGCGCGGCAGCGTGCCGGAACGCTACGCCGGCATGCGCGACGTCCGCGCGCCGGGGGGCACCCGCATGCTGGATGAACATTGCGCAGCCTGGTTCGAGTGCTACAACCGCAGCCGCTATGAGGAAGGCGATCACATCATCATGATCGGAGAGGTGGAGCATTGCGGCCACAGCGGCGCCCTGCCTCTGGTCTATCACGCCGGCGGCTTCGACCTGACGCCGGCCGCCTCCGCAGTGGAACGGGAGTAATCGCAAGGATGAGTACCGATATCGATTGCGTGGTGGTGGGGGCCGGCGTCGTCGGCCTGGCCATCGCCCGCGCTTTGGCCCTTGCGGGCCGCGAGGTGCTGGTGGCGGAAGCCACGGAAGCCATCGGCACGGGCACCAGCTCGCGCAATTCCGAAGTGATACATGCCGGCATCTATTACCCGGCGGGCAGCCTGAAGGCAACGCTCTGCGTCCGCGGCAAGCACATGCTGTATGACTATTGCACGCAGCGCGGCATCCCGCACCGCCGGCTCGGCAAGCTCATCGTCGCCACCAACGCCGCGCAGAGCGCGATGCTGGACGACATTGCCCGGCGCGCCCGCGCCAATGGCGTCGACGACCTGGAGCGGATCTCCGGCCAGGAAGCCATGCGGCTGGAACCGGCGCTCCAATGCACGGCCGCGCTGGTGTCTCCTTCGACCGGTATCGTCGACAGTCACGCGCTGATGCTCGCGCTGCAGGGCGATGCGGAAAACGCGGGCGCCCAATGCGTGTTCCATACGCCGCTGCTGGGCGGCCGCGTGCGCGACGAAGGCGGATTCGAGTTGCAGTTCGGCGGCGACGAAGCCATGTCGCTGTCCTGCACGACGCTGGTCAATGCGTCGGGTCTGCATGCGCCGACGCTGGCGCGCACGATCGAAGGCGTGCCGGCGGCCAGCATTCCGCGCGAGTATCTTTGCAAGGGCAGCTACTTTACGTTGTCCGGGCGGGCGCCTTTTTCACGACTGATCTACCCGGTGCCCGAGCACGCGGGTTTGGGCGTGCACCTGACGCTGGACATGGGCGGACAGGCGAAGTTCGGTCCGGATACGGAATGGATCGAGAGCGAAGATTATTCGCTGGATCCGCGGCGGGCCGATGTGTTTTACGACGCGGTGCGCACGTACTGGCCGGCGCTGCCCGACGGCGCGCTGACGCCGGGCTACACGGGGATACGGCCGAAGATTTCCGGGCCGCGCGAGCCGGCAGCGGACTTCGTCATCTCGGGACCCAGGGATCATGGCGTGGCGGGACTGGTCAACCTGTTCGGCATCGAGTCGCCCGGGCTGACGTCATGCCTGGCAATCGCGGACGAGACTCTGGCCGCGCTGTCCAAGCCGCATACGGGCGCCGCGTCCCAGGCGTGAGTCCTTCGATTGCAATCATCCGGGCATGAACGCCATGCAGCACAACGACTACATCCTTACGCTTTCCTGCCCCGACCGCACGGGCATCGTTTATCGCGTCAGCGGCCTGCTGTTCGAGCTGGGCTGCAACATCCTGGATTCGCAGCAGTTCGGCGATGACGAGACCGGGCGTTTTTTCCTGCGGGTGCATTTCGATGTGCCCGCGGCGGTGACGGCCGAGGCGCTGCAAGCCCGTTTCGCCGTCCTGGCATCCGGCTATGCAATGGACTGGCAGATTCATGACGCGCGGCGCAAGGCACGCCTGCTGTTGATGGTAAGC
The sequence above is a segment of the Bordetella genomosp. 9 genome. Coding sequences within it:
- a CDS encoding gamma-glutamylcyclotransferase, coding for MREALAHCRPGEDVWIFGYGSLIWRPEFEYRERRLATLRGHHRALCLWSRVNRGTPESPGLVFGLDRGGSCRGVVYRLAAADVPRYFPALWSREMSTGAYLPRWLSCSTDEGPVRALVFVMNRANPAYIPTLPEPELVAIVRRASGKYGPCIDYVLQTAEALAAAGIHDRRLARLSRVLAHERHTLPET
- a CDS encoding NAD(P)/FAD-dependent oxidoreductase → MSTDIDCVVVGAGVVGLAIARALALAGREVLVAEATEAIGTGTSSRNSEVIHAGIYYPAGSLKATLCVRGKHMLYDYCTQRGIPHRRLGKLIVATNAAQSAMLDDIARRARANGVDDLERISGQEAMRLEPALQCTAALVSPSTGIVDSHALMLALQGDAENAGAQCVFHTPLLGGRVRDEGGFELQFGGDEAMSLSCTTLVNASGLHAPTLARTIEGVPAASIPREYLCKGSYFTLSGRAPFSRLIYPVPEHAGLGVHLTLDMGGQAKFGPDTEWIESEDYSLDPRRADVFYDAVRTYWPALPDGALTPGYTGIRPKISGPREPAADFVISGPRDHGVAGLVNLFGIESPGLTSCLAIADETLAALSKPHTGAASQA
- a CDS encoding flavin reductase family protein, producing MSASPPDFDAAHFRTALGRFATGVTVVTASDLDGTPLGLTVSSFNSVSLSPPLVLWSLSASSGSREAFMRCERYVINVLAADQLALAERFARGSVPERYAGMRDVRAPGGTRMLDEHCAAWFECYNRSRYEEGDHIIMIGEVEHCGHSGALPLVYHAGGFDLTPAASAVERE
- a CDS encoding ATP-binding protein; its protein translation is MRLGITFKLFLAILATSLAVTLAMGTAVRWNFERHFLSYVKERESRRIERMRQSLADIYRENGNWDALRGNTSLWNHILTVPPDEPPRHRPPAHRAALDWLSEIDAGMGLSGPPPGPPFEPPEPGWPRGRDFLALPFTLLDTQNRVVAGYAYPAPATLRRPIDVDGMTVGWLVAPLPDRLPSEADQRFQREQSEAMWVIGALAALLAAAVSIFLARIFLAPVRRLASATHRLSAGDYATRVNVTSEDELGRLGQDFNRLAHTLERNEALRRELVADISHELRTPLAVLRGEMEALQDGVRPFSAAALASLQSEVSLLSKLIDDLYELSLADVGALSYRMADVDLCGIAEQGVDAYRERFGSRRLRVETDMAQSPCVIEGDAQRLTQLMNNLLENTLRYTDPDGLVRVSVRGEGQTVTVECQDSAPGVPEALLPRLFDRLFRVDPSRSRESGGAGLGLAICQRIVESHRGTIQAMSSPLGGLCIRIVFPAAQTAAS
- a CDS encoding MFS transporter — its product is MSHTDPAPSISPIAASAPGAVSLCLINMLNHVALTGGRVTVSLSALHIGLSTLTVGILIAVFAVLPMVLSVKAGRWVDRVGIRRPMYIGTALIVAGTVVPAVASTRISLLLASCCIGIGFMLHQVATQNVLGQTHAPERLRNFSWMSLALAASGFSGPLVGGLAIDHLGSDAAFALLALGPMGAAAGLYRLRRHLAAGGRPRANLGQTPAKVTELLAIPSLRRILLVNTILSGAWDSHLFIVPLFGVAIGMSATVIGVVLASFSAATFVIRLGLPFIQRRVRSWTLIRVAMGTAAIDFMVYPLFTDVAVLIALSFALGLALGSSQPSILALLHEHSPPGRAAEAVGLRLALINGSQVSLPLTFGALGAAVGVAPLFWAYAVTLAAAGWFNRKPPGETTGR
- a CDS encoding aminotransferase class IV family protein; the encoded protein is MRVEPDGRVPLLAGHLERLCRSCAALGHVWDEADVRTRILTAAGAAQGPGPHRLRLLHRRDGSVAIQTSPLPPLPEPQGVCLWTTRLPSGEPLLRHKTTHRPWFAGIAEWLAAHPDIFDVLFCNERGELCEGSRSNVYLLMGGTWFTPPVSCGCLPGVQRASLLQAGTVQERILYEDDVARATRIRLSNGLRGWMDVELKLGAKARR
- a CDS encoding tRNA threonylcarbamoyladenosine dehydratase, which gives rise to MIPSADSIACEIDAERRFGGLGRLYGPQAPERLRAARVAVVGLGGVGSWTAEALARSGVGALTLIDLDHIAESNVNRQIHALSETLGQAKVAAMAARIAGINPECIVTLIDDFVTPDNVEQVLSGRHDVVVDCTDQAAAKIAMILYARRRGLRLLVCGGAGGKTDPLALRAGDLSQARNDALLAKLRNKLRREHGYPKAAAKAGKAPARTPKMHVTALWFDQPAILPAAWTAASEAEDDVGAMAQPLAPQGLSCAGYGSSVTITATMGMAAADIALRWAMDRR
- the pdxH gene encoding pyridoxamine 5'-phosphate oxidase; translated protein: MSLADLRQSYEKNVLLESDAAASPFDQFAVWFDEALAAQVPEPNAMTLATVDAQGRPSARIVLVKGADARGFVFYTNYESRKGQDLAANPRASLLFFWQPLERQIRIEGTVEKTTAEESDAYFHSRPLGSRLGAWASRQSRPVSREALEAALRECEQRYGDTPPRPAHWGGYRLVPDRFEFWQGRPSRLHDRLVYEPDAAAASGWRIVRLSP
- a CDS encoding response regulator gives rise to the protein MILIVEDEPKLASLLTDYLRAARYDTESLADGREAIPTIRRLKPELVLLDLMLPGRDGLEVCRELRTFSDVPVIMVTARVEEIDRLIGLEMGADDYICKPFSPREVVARVKAILRRARGAGPGMAHQSLLEIRPEHHMATLNGKPLSLTPVEFRLLQALAAAEGKILSRDALLSHLYADHRVVTDRTVDSHIKNLRRKFEAVLPGHDLIRSIYGVGYKLELH
- a CDS encoding aminodeoxychorismate synthase component I, giving the protein MFCRFEDRLAGRALQLDGARGRIAAWSATELDAALAAVDSARRQGRWVALLLDFELGEWLLPLRADTPQRADTPQRAENREGSAAPHAPGMRDGAPASPPSARRPRLRALVFDRARWEPPWTLASSDDLDDAAAIARPEHTTGIGAIAPGQSRQDYLAQIEAIREGIERGDFYQVNYTFPLQMEVRGDRRALYRRIATRNPVAHAAYIEDDEETILSFSPELFVARHGGTLATRPMKGTAPRDADPARDHALGQELLASVKNRAENLMIVDLLRNDLGRIARPGGVRVESLFTLERYPTVWTMTSTVVADVPDATLADVLRALFPCGSVTGAPKIAAIEYIRRNEAAPRGLYCGSIGWLAPDGDFSLNVAIRTLVVDAAGRGVYGVGGGIVHDSDPASEWEECLWKARVLSRT